One Ignavibacteria bacterium genomic window carries:
- a CDS encoding YCF48-related protein translates to MKKTLLYFLIMCLAYGFVGDAGNNWFILNASLPSPAASFPVIAFTSASDTNKYIIMPGGLVNDSISRRVLRLKASIGVIDEMPPLPERLMNGAGFKIGDSIYYAGGFKPGWNEIKFAQRDTIFDIVFPSKDTGYAAGDTNRIFRTTNMGLDWTNVNLPGSYKKTYNLKFINTLTGWASCTGDSNKLYKTINGGTTWTPMLSSSETFYGLDFVNDTIGFICGTANQIGKTSNQGTNWSLISFNTATWNSIDFINSSTGLVCGTDGKVGRTTNGGTNWTLFSTLGTNEALYSIKMLTPTKVIVVGDSGRILYSSNGGMDWSFQTSGITYKLRNIQSSDSLNLVACGDNGVYLWSTNGGAKWNRRKGITPNNLYSIAEPLRDTSVFTGGRNGIIYKDNNSKFNYEISNKTYKLRVAPTVGIWELRDTLPKPLAEIFNSSATTKNQFGFIAGGLSLSDSVSNNVYFFNSKINKWFLSTPINKNLSEGALVSMNDSQLVYVGGRKHDTEFSSKTFKGKITYNAGGVNDISWDSGAPYPIGGVFAHGGMAFKSAGIAVFVGGNVVVHHDNIPPFDRAFKYVFNDDTYQPLDDALLPICHTGIDGFEITFPGADINAVTPVRIFAPGGMAGNNYNLTDSIQVYKNSDISVNIKEHVSEISNYYLRQNYPNPFNPFTNFEFQIAKQETVRLSIYDLRGKRIAVLINESLKPGTYKIIFNGNNLSSGVYYYKLEAGKFNETRKMVLLK, encoded by the coding sequence ATGAAAAAAACTTTACTGTATTTTTTAATTATGTGTCTTGCTTATGGCTTTGTTGGCGATGCCGGTAATAACTGGTTTATATTAAATGCATCACTTCCATCACCTGCCGCAAGTTTTCCTGTTATAGCTTTTACCTCGGCAAGCGATACCAATAAATACATAATTATGCCGGGAGGTCTTGTGAATGATTCTATATCGAGAAGAGTATTACGTTTGAAAGCATCGATAGGAGTAATAGATGAAATGCCTCCGTTGCCGGAAAGATTAATGAACGGAGCAGGATTTAAAATCGGAGACAGTATTTATTATGCAGGAGGGTTTAAGCCGGGATGGAATGAAATAAAATTTGCGCAGAGAGATACAATATTTGACATAGTTTTTCCCTCAAAGGATACCGGGTATGCGGCAGGAGATACAAACAGAATTTTCAGGACGACAAATATGGGATTGGATTGGACAAATGTTAATCTTCCGGGTAGTTATAAAAAAACATATAATCTGAAATTCATTAATACACTTACGGGATGGGCAAGCTGCACGGGTGATTCAAATAAATTATATAAAACAATTAACGGAGGAACTACCTGGACTCCAATGCTTTCGAGTTCAGAAACTTTTTACGGACTGGATTTTGTGAATGATACTATTGGGTTTATCTGTGGAACAGCAAATCAAATTGGCAAAACTTCAAACCAGGGTACAAATTGGAGTCTAATTTCATTCAACACTGCAACATGGAATTCAATTGATTTCATAAATTCTTCAACAGGTTTGGTTTGCGGAACGGACGGCAAAGTCGGAAGAACAACAAACGGCGGAACTAACTGGACTCTTTTCAGCACGCTCGGAACAAATGAAGCTTTGTATTCAATAAAGATGCTTACACCAACGAAAGTTATTGTTGTAGGAGATTCGGGAAGAATTTTATATTCTTCAAACGGAGGAATGGACTGGAGCTTTCAGACATCCGGCATAACTTATAAGCTAAGAAACATCCAAAGTTCAGATTCGCTCAACCTTGTCGCATGCGGAGACAATGGCGTTTATCTATGGTCAACAAACGGCGGCGCAAAATGGAACAGGCGAAAGGGAATAACACCGAATAATTTATATTCCATTGCTGAGCCCCTGAGAGATACTTCTGTATTTACCGGCGGAAGAAACGGCATTATTTATAAGGACAACAACAGCAAGTTTAATTATGAAATCTCAAATAAAACTTATAAGCTCAGAGTTGCGCCGACAGTCGGAATCTGGGAATTGAGAGATACTCTTCCCAAGCCGCTTGCAGAAATATTTAATTCAAGCGCAACAACAAAAAACCAGTTTGGATTCATCGCCGGAGGATTATCATTATCGGATTCTGTTTCAAACAATGTTTATTTTTTTAATTCGAAAATAAATAAATGGTTTTTAAGTACTCCTATAAATAAAAATTTATCTGAAGGCGCGCTCGTATCAATGAATGATTCACAACTTGTATATGTAGGGGGCAGAAAACATGATACCGAGTTCAGCAGTAAGACTTTTAAAGGGAAAATAACATACAACGCGGGAGGAGTTAATGACATAAGTTGGGATTCGGGAGCACCTTATCCAATCGGCGGAGTTTTTGCTCACGGAGGAATGGCTTTTAAGTCTGCAGGAATCGCAGTTTTTGTCGGAGGCAATGTAGTTGTGCATCATGATAACATTCCTCCGTTTGACAGAGCTTTTAAATACGTTTTCAATGATGATACATACCAGCCTTTGGATGATGCATTACTTCCAATTTGTCATACCGGAATTGATGGTTTTGAAATAACGTTTCCAGGCGCTGACATAAACGCTGTAACACCGGTTAGAATTTTTGCACCCGGCGGGATGGCGGGAAACAATTATAATTTAACAGATTCCATTCAAGTCTATAAAAATTCCGACATATCTGTTAACATAAAGGAACACGTTTCTGAAATTTCAAATTACTACCTGAGACAAAATTATCCGAACCCGTTTAATCCTTTTACTAATTTTGAGTTTCAGATTGCAAAGCAAGAGACAGTAAGATTATCAATTTATGATTTGAGAGGAAAGAGGATAGCAGTTCTTATTAATGAAAGCTTAAAACCCGGCACATATAAAATTATTTTTAATGGAAATAATTTATCTTCCGGGGTTTATTATTACAAACTTGAGGCAGGAAAATTCAATGAAACGAGAAAAATGGTATTACTCAAATGA
- a CDS encoding histidine kinase dimerization/phospho-acceptor domain-containing protein, whose protein sequence is MKLKNKILSGNYIIGFFFVVVSISAIYIINHLVSSSDNILKDNFKSVIAIQKMIDAIDVMDNAIAIQNSNNDSLKSIAIKEFEDAKQKFDENFFIQKNNITEPGEGDLVNNVNINYSKYLSDYSNLKSNLTYDKYISKLHPVYRNIKADCYKLLELNENAIANKNEKYKDFSASAEIFIEVIIIVSIILLILFLYQVPSIIINPLKQLNTKVKAITNKKYSERIEVKSNDEIGELSKSFNEMASKLEEFEKLSMEVLISEKKRTDHIVKSINDGIIVLDEKDNVILINYIASELLNIKEKDILGKNFNELGKYNNLVKNIVDKIENSGGKYLRIVYRDKEEYFIKEITDIKDEATNRSLGKIISLKNVTGFKEIDEAKSGFIATISHELRTPLSAMRMSLRLLDDKRIGELNIEQSKLIHMMQNEVKRLLKLVTELLNLARIESGNEIFKYQEIGAEDLVEAAITPVLLQSEQKNISLDINIAKDLPNLLIDANKIAWVLINFLNNAIRYSPDGSKIYIKVRKDNIFLEFSVKDNGPGIDKENVDKIFDKYFQVNLKNLEINQTVVTVLDLQSQKSLLMLTAAIYG, encoded by the coding sequence ATGAAACTCAAAAATAAAATATTATCAGGTAATTATATTATCGGGTTTTTCTTTGTTGTTGTCAGCATATCTGCAATTTATATAATAAATCATCTCGTTTCGTCTTCGGATAATATATTAAAAGATAATTTTAAAAGCGTAATCGCAATTCAGAAAATGATTGATGCAATTGACGTTATGGATAATGCGATTGCAATTCAAAACTCAAATAATGATAGTTTAAAAAGCATTGCGATAAAAGAATTTGAAGATGCTAAACAAAAATTTGATGAAAATTTCTTTATTCAAAAAAATAACATAACAGAACCGGGTGAAGGTGATTTGGTAAATAATGTAAATATTAATTATAGTAAATATTTATCTGATTATAGTAATTTAAAAAGCAATTTAACCTATGATAAATACATATCGAAGCTTCATCCTGTTTACAGGAACATAAAAGCAGATTGTTATAAATTGCTTGAACTAAACGAGAATGCTATTGCAAATAAAAATGAAAAATATAAAGATTTTTCAGCATCAGCAGAGATTTTTATAGAGGTTATTATTATTGTCTCAATAATTCTATTAATTTTATTTTTGTATCAGGTGCCGTCTATAATTATTAATCCTCTTAAACAGTTAAATACAAAAGTAAAAGCAATAACTAATAAAAAGTATTCTGAACGTATTGAAGTTAAGTCCAATGATGAGATAGGAGAGCTTTCAAAATCATTTAACGAAATGGCTTCTAAGCTTGAAGAATTTGAAAAGCTTAGTATGGAAGTTCTGATTTCTGAAAAGAAACGAACTGACCATATTGTAAAAAGCATAAACGATGGAATAATTGTTCTTGACGAAAAAGATAATGTAATTTTAATAAATTACATTGCTTCAGAATTGCTCAACATAAAAGAAAAAGATATTCTCGGTAAAAATTTTAATGAACTTGGTAAATATAATAATCTTGTAAAAAATATTGTTGATAAGATTGAAAATTCCGGCGGTAAATATCTGCGGATAGTTTATCGTGATAAAGAAGAATATTTTATTAAAGAAATTACAGATATAAAAGATGAAGCAACTAACAGAAGCTTAGGAAAAATTATTTCATTAAAAAACGTTACAGGTTTTAAGGAAATTGACGAAGCGAAGAGCGGATTTATTGCAACAATTTCGCATGAATTAAGAACTCCTTTATCTGCTATGCGCATGAGTTTGAGATTGCTTGATGATAAACGCATTGGTGAACTGAATATCGAACAAAGCAAACTTATCCACATGATGCAAAATGAAGTAAAAAGATTATTAAAACTTGTAACAGAACTATTAAATCTTGCAAGAATTGAATCAGGTAATGAAATTTTCAAATATCAGGAAATCGGCGCAGAAGATTTAGTAGAAGCGGCAATAACTCCTGTATTGCTTCAATCAGAACAAAAGAATATTAGCCTCGATATAAACATTGCAAAGGATTTACCGAATTTATTAATTGATGCAAATAAAATTGCTTGGGTGCTTATTAATTTTTTGAACAATGCAATACGATATTCACCTGATGGAAGTAAAATTTATATCAAAGTCAGGAAGGACAACATTTTTTTAGAATTTTCCGTAAAAGACAACGGTCCCGGTATTGATAAAGAAAATGTAGATAAAATCTTTGATAAATATTTTCAGGTCAATCTTAAAAACCTTGAGATAAATCAAACAGTGGTTACGGTCTTGGACTTGCAATCTCAAAAGAGTTTGTTGATGCTCACGGCGGCAATATATGGGTAA
- a CDS encoding sensor protein KdpD: MLESKFNKTESVDNFLELLKKSKEGKLKIYIGMAAGVGKTYKMLLDTNALINNGVDVAVGYIETHGRPETERLLKGIPLLARKKVYYKGKEFEEMNLDAILQRQPEVVVVDELAHTNAPGSKNAKRYQDVLDIINSGISVITAVNIQHIESLNSIIEEFTGVKVSETVPDNFINLADEVVNIDITVDELIDRLEAGKIYKRDKIVTALNNFFKKDNLLQLRELSLREVANKVERKIESQVPKNEKRSFERILVCIGTNYKLNEKLLRQSYRFAERLDCAWYVLFVETNKNSFETVDLETQRYLINNFELATKLGADSSERIKSEQIAEAIMDFAKQNDITKIIIGKPRNKSFFKKIGEEDILKELVNNLENSNWDLEIVA; this comes from the coding sequence GTGTTAGAGAGCAAATTTAATAAAACGGAATCAGTAGATAATTTTCTTGAGCTTCTCAAAAAATCCAAAGAGGGAAAGCTCAAGATTTATATCGGTATGGCAGCCGGAGTTGGAAAGACATATAAAATGCTTCTTGATACAAATGCCTTGATTAATAATGGAGTTGATGTTGCAGTCGGTTATATAGAAACGCATGGAAGACCTGAAACGGAAAGATTATTAAAAGGAATTCCTTTGCTCGCGCGCAAGAAAGTTTATTATAAAGGTAAGGAATTTGAAGAAATGAATCTTGATGCAATTTTGCAGAGACAACCTGAAGTAGTCGTTGTAGATGAGCTTGCGCATACAAATGCGCCGGGAAGCAAAAATGCAAAACGATATCAGGATGTTCTGGATATAATTAATAGCGGAATTAGTGTTATAACTGCTGTGAACATTCAACATATTGAAAGCTTAAACTCTATTATTGAAGAATTTACAGGTGTTAAAGTTTCGGAAACTGTTCCTGATAATTTCATTAACTTAGCAGATGAAGTTGTAAATATTGACATAACCGTTGATGAACTTATAGACCGTCTTGAAGCAGGAAAAATTTATAAGCGGGATAAGATTGTTACCGCTTTAAATAATTTTTTCAAAAAGGACAATCTTTTACAATTACGTGAGCTTTCGTTGAGAGAGGTTGCCAATAAAGTTGAAAGAAAAATTGAAAGTCAGGTTCCTAAAAATGAAAAACGCTCATTCGAGAGAATTCTTGTGTGTATAGGAACTAATTATAAGCTGAATGAAAAACTTTTAAGGCAAAGCTATAGATTTGCGGAACGTCTCGATTGTGCTTGGTATGTTTTATTCGTAGAAACAAATAAAAATTCTTTCGAAACAGTTGACCTTGAAACACAAAGATACTTAATAAATAATTTTGAACTTGCAACAAAGCTTGGTGCAGATTCTTCGGAACGGATAAAATCGGAACAAATAGCAGAAGCAATAATGGATTTTGCAAAGCAAAACGACATTACAAAAATTATTATAGGTAAACCACGAAATAAATCTTTTTTTAAGAAGATAGGCGAAGAAGATATATTAAAAGAACTTGTGAATAATCTTGAAAATTCTAATTGGGATTTGGAGATAGTTGCCTAA
- a CDS encoding K(+)-transporting ATPase subunit C yields the protein MFKHLKQSLILTIFCILIFGALFPMLIVGIGKIFPNQSSGLPLYKNGEIIGYENIGQSFNKDKYFWGRPSAVDYNAAGSGASNKGPSNPEYLTLVQERIDTFLVHNPGINKSDIPSELVTASGSGLDPHITPQGAYVQVKRVSAARNISEDKVKQIVQSNIEKPALGFIGQERVNVLKLNLALDELR from the coding sequence ATGTTTAAACACTTAAAACAATCGCTTATTCTAACCATATTTTGTATTTTAATATTCGGAGCATTATTCCCTATGTTAATAGTAGGTATTGGAAAAATATTCCCCAATCAATCAAGCGGATTACCTTTGTATAAAAACGGCGAAATAATCGGCTATGAAAACATCGGACAAAGTTTTAACAAAGATAAATATTTTTGGGGAAGACCTTCGGCGGTTGATTACAATGCAGCAGGTTCGGGTGCTTCAAACAAAGGACCCTCGAATCCTGAGTATTTAACTCTTGTGCAGGAAAGAATTGATACTTTTTTAGTTCATAATCCGGGAATAAATAAATCGGATATCCCGTCCGAACTTGTGACAGCTTCGGGTTCGGGGCTTGACCCGCACATAACTCCGCAAGGAGCATATGTGCAAGTTAAAAGAGTTTCGGCAGCAAGAAATATTTCTGAAGATAAAGTTAAACAGATTGTACAGTCAAACATTGAAAAACCTGCATTAGGATTTATCGGGCAGGAAAGAGTTAACGTTTTAAAATTAAATCTTGCATTAGATGAGTTAAGATAA
- the kdpB gene encoding potassium-transporting ATPase subunit KdpB translates to MKTLRNKSVFDKEYISEALKLAFIKLDPKQMVKNPVMFTVEIGTVVMLILTILIALNPQMLEAQGSIGYNLLITLILFVTVLFANFAEGLAEARGKAQAMSLRKTREETIANYLLDDGSFRQVPSSALRKGDIFVVRTGEIIPMDGEIIEGIATIDESAITGESAPVIREAGGDRSGVTGGTKVLSDEIKVRVIIEQGESFLDKMITLVEGAKRQKTPNEIALVILLAGFTIAFLIVTVTLVPFGLYNNANISIAALVSLFVCLIPTTIGGLLSAIGIAGMIRALKANVISKSGKSVETAGDLDTILLDKTGTITIGNRKATNFYKVSDIPNEEFISACALSSASDETPEGKSIVELTQQKGYKIPLKEDIKNIINFSAQTRMSGVDLNNGKQIRKGAIDVMRDLISNSGNSIPPELMRIVKDIAENGGTPLAVAIDGKADGVIQLEDIIKTGIQERFERLKKMGVKTVMVTGDNPLTAKFIANKAGVDDFIAEATPEDKLRYIQKEQNGGKLVAMMGDGTNDAPALAQADVGVAMNSGTQAAKEAGNMVDLDNDPTKLIEVVEIGKQLLMTRGSLTTFSIANDVAKYFAIIPALFVVAIPGMQALNIMGLQSPQSAILSAVIFNAIIIPLLIPLALKGIKYRPIGAEKLLGRNLFIYGLGGIIAPFIGIKIIDILINLF, encoded by the coding sequence ATTAAAACATTAAGAAATAAATCAGTCTTCGATAAGGAATATATCAGCGAAGCATTGAAGTTAGCTTTCATCAAGCTTGACCCGAAGCAGATGGTAAAAAATCCGGTTATGTTCACGGTTGAAATCGGAACAGTTGTAATGCTTATTCTGACAATATTGATTGCATTAAATCCGCAAATGCTGGAAGCGCAGGGAAGCATTGGTTATAATTTATTAATAACATTAATACTATTTGTTACTGTATTGTTTGCAAATTTTGCGGAAGGACTTGCCGAAGCAAGAGGCAAAGCACAGGCAATGTCTCTAAGAAAAACACGTGAAGAAACCATTGCAAATTATCTGTTAGATGACGGAAGCTTCAGACAAGTTCCTTCATCGGCATTGAGAAAAGGTGATATATTTGTAGTACGTACAGGTGAAATAATTCCAATGGATGGTGAAATCATTGAAGGTATTGCAACCATTGATGAATCGGCAATTACTGGTGAATCTGCTCCGGTTATACGTGAAGCAGGCGGTGACAGATCGGGAGTTACAGGCGGAACGAAAGTTTTATCAGATGAAATAAAAGTTAGAGTTATCATCGAACAGGGAGAATCATTTCTTGATAAAATGATTACGCTTGTCGAGGGCGCAAAACGCCAGAAAACACCGAATGAAATTGCACTGGTAATTTTACTTGCAGGATTTACGATTGCATTTTTAATCGTAACCGTTACGCTTGTTCCATTCGGTTTATACAACAATGCAAATATTTCAATTGCGGCGCTTGTGTCTTTGTTTGTTTGCTTAATTCCAACAACAATCGGAGGGTTGCTTTCCGCAATAGGTATTGCAGGAATGATTAGAGCTTTGAAAGCTAATGTTATTTCCAAATCAGGCAAGTCGGTTGAAACTGCGGGAGATTTAGACACAATTCTTTTGGATAAAACAGGCACGATTACAATAGGCAACAGAAAAGCTACAAACTTTTATAAAGTTTCTGATATTCCTAACGAGGAATTTATTTCTGCTTGTGCATTGAGTTCAGCTTCAGATGAAACCCCTGAAGGAAAATCCATCGTTGAGCTGACACAACAAAAGGGATATAAAATCCCTTTGAAAGAAGATATTAAAAATATAATTAATTTTTCTGCACAGACAAGAATGAGCGGAGTTGATTTGAATAACGGCAAGCAAATTAGAAAAGGTGCAATCGATGTTATGAGAGATTTGATAAGTAATTCAGGAAACTCAATTCCTCCCGAGCTTATGAGAATCGTAAAAGACATTGCTGAAAACGGAGGAACACCTTTAGCAGTTGCAATTGACGGTAAAGCTGACGGAGTAATTCAGCTTGAAGACATAATTAAGACAGGTATTCAGGAAAGATTTGAACGTCTGAAAAAAATGGGAGTGAAAACCGTTATGGTTACAGGTGATAATCCTTTAACTGCAAAGTTTATTGCGAACAAAGCAGGTGTGGATGACTTCATTGCTGAAGCAACTCCTGAAGATAAATTGAGATACATTCAGAAAGAACAAAATGGCGGGAAACTTGTTGCCATGATGGGTGACGGCACAAACGATGCTCCGGCGCTTGCGCAGGCAGATGTCGGTGTTGCTATGAACTCGGGAACGCAAGCAGCAAAAGAAGCCGGCAACATGGTTGATTTGGATAATGACCCGACAAAATTAATTGAAGTAGTTGAAATCGGAAAACAATTGCTTATGACACGAGGAAGTTTGACAACGTTTTCAATTGCAAACGACGTCGCAAAATATTTTGCAATCATTCCTGCGTTATTTGTCGTTGCTATTCCCGGAATGCAGGCACTTAACATAATGGGTTTGCAAAGTCCGCAGTCTGCAATTTTATCTGCTGTGATTTTTAATGCGATAATAATTCCTTTGTTGATTCCTTTGGCATTAAAAGGAATTAAGTACAGACCAATCGGAGCTGAGAAACTGCTTGGCAGAAATTTATTTATTTACGGACTTGGTGGTATAATTGCCCCGTTCATTGGTATAAAAATCATAGATATTTTAATAAATTTATTTTAA
- the kdpA gene encoding potassium-transporting ATPase subunit KdpA, translating to MDILFIIIFLLLLIGLAIPFGRYISKVYKGEKTFLDFLLNPLDNLLYKVSGIDSKKEMDWRDNLKAFLTINLIWFIWGMIVLLTQTWQPFWNPDGMQNIEPYLAFNTVISFVTNTNLQHYSGEVSLSYFTQTMLIGFLQFVSAGIGMAVLAVMFRAFASKSTNLTGNVYFYFVRSCTRILLPIAFIGAIFVMLNGTPATFEGAKQIITLQGDTVSVAKGPVASVVSIKQLGTNGGGYFGINSSHPFENPNALTNWLENFFILIIPMAMVFAFGFYCNMKKFAYVIFAVMLIGYLAFLIPTVSYESAGNQLVSNMGVVQPQGNMEGKEVRFGGTLGALWGISTTCTSNGSVNAMHDSFMPLSGMFLMLGMMVNAFFGGVGVGFINMFIFIVITVFIGGLMIGRTPELFGKKIEAREVKLAIMIAVLHPLLILTGTAIASYVAAHNADIDWLNNPSYHGFSEMLYEFTSASANNGSGFEGLGDNTPFWNISTGVVMLLARFIPIIFPLAIAGFMAQKRYIPASTGTLRVDTAVFGITLFAVIIIIAALTFAPALISGPVAEFLTFF from the coding sequence ATGGATATATTATTCATCATAATTTTTCTTTTATTACTGATTGGGTTAGCAATTCCATTCGGAAGATATATATCAAAAGTTTATAAGGGAGAAAAAACATTTCTTGATTTTTTGCTAAATCCATTAGATAATCTTCTCTATAAAGTTTCCGGCATAGATTCAAAAAAAGAAATGGATTGGAGAGATAATTTAAAAGCTTTCCTGACCATTAACCTTATCTGGTTTATCTGGGGAATGATAGTTTTGTTAACACAAACATGGCAGCCGTTCTGGAATCCGGATGGAATGCAGAACATTGAGCCGTATCTTGCCTTTAATACTGTTATCAGTTTTGTAACAAACACAAATCTTCAGCATTATTCGGGTGAAGTTTCATTATCATATTTCACACAAACAATGTTAATCGGATTTTTGCAGTTTGTATCTGCCGGCATAGGTATGGCGGTACTTGCAGTAATGTTCAGAGCATTTGCAAGTAAGTCAACAAACTTGACCGGAAACGTTTATTTTTATTTTGTGCGTTCATGCACAAGAATTTTACTGCCTATAGCATTTATCGGAGCAATATTTGTAATGCTCAACGGTACTCCCGCAACATTTGAAGGAGCTAAGCAAATTATAACGTTGCAGGGTGATACGGTATCTGTTGCTAAGGGTCCCGTTGCTTCGGTTGTTTCAATTAAGCAGCTCGGAACAAACGGGGGAGGATATTTCGGAATAAATTCCTCACATCCGTTTGAAAATCCGAATGCATTGACTAACTGGCTGGAAAACTTTTTTATTCTGATAATTCCGATGGCTATGGTTTTTGCTTTTGGTTTTTATTGCAATATGAAAAAGTTTGCTTATGTGATATTTGCGGTAATGCTCATTGGCTACCTGGCATTTTTAATTCCAACTGTATCGTATGAAAGCGCAGGAAACCAACTAGTGTCGAATATGGGCGTTGTTCAACCGCAGGGAAATATGGAAGGAAAAGAAGTGCGTTTTGGCGGAACGCTTGGCGCATTATGGGGCATTTCCACAACCTGTACATCGAACGGTTCGGTGAATGCAATGCATGATAGCTTTATGCCGCTTTCAGGAATGTTCCTTATGCTTGGCATGATGGTTAACGCTTTCTTCGGCGGTGTTGGTGTGGGATTTATAAATATGTTCATCTTTATTGTGATAACGGTATTTATAGGAGGACTTATGATAGGGCGAACGCCTGAATTGTTTGGTAAAAAAATTGAAGCGCGTGAAGTAAAACTTGCAATTATGATTGCAGTCCTGCATCCGCTTTTGATTTTAACCGGAACGGCAATAGCGTCATACGTCGCGGCGCATAATGCAGATATCGACTGGCTGAATAATCCATCGTACCATGGCTTTTCGGAAATGCTTTATGAGTTTACATCTGCATCCGCAAATAACGGTTCAGGATTCGAAGGACTTGGAGATAATACACCATTCTGGAATATTTCAACTGGGGTGGTAATGCTTCTTGCAAGATTTATTCCTATAATATTTCCGTTAGCAATCGCGGGTTTTATGGCACAGAAAAGATATATACCTGCATCCACAGGAACGTTAAGGGTTGACACTGCTGTATTCGGAATAACATTGTTTGCAGTAATTATAATAATAGCAGCACTAACATTTGCCCCGGCATTAATATCAGGACCGGTAGCGGAATTTTTAACATTCTTTTAA
- a CDS encoding outer membrane beta-barrel protein yields the protein MKTTKFILGFFMFIFLTTKTNAQFIDAGNLKISGNVEAYYEKDNDINQAVSKFSGTAPFTDESRLDVASLTIKYDDAKKLRGIFTVQFGDIPDYNWAPYEKRFIQEANVGFSPAENLWIDGGFFLTHIGAESAIPKSNYLTSIALPTYFEPFYQSGLKVSYIFSDKVNAALFVLNGYNQLDDNNKNKSFGLQIGITPNSQTAITYNNILGNEQPPGSVSKIRFYNNLVFKYIFNNKFEILTGIDFAIQGKSKISDSTASASLFGALLSMKYTINKNFSATIRGDYFSDPDGVLSGLFLNTNGALVGFKGTGVTAGIEYRPVGYGYVRLESRYLMMGDDVKIFDNGNKDYKIEGIFTLGAEF from the coding sequence ATGAAAACTACAAAATTTATTTTAGGTTTTTTTATGTTCATTTTTTTAACTACTAAAACAAATGCGCAATTTATAGATGCCGGTAACTTGAAAATTTCAGGTAATGTCGAAGCATATTATGAAAAAGATAATGACATTAATCAGGCAGTCAGCAAATTTAGCGGGACGGCACCATTTACTGATGAATCTCGTCTTGACGTTGCATCATTAACAATCAAGTATGATGATGCAAAAAAATTAAGAGGAATTTTTACTGTGCAATTTGGTGATATTCCCGATTATAACTGGGCTCCTTATGAAAAAAGATTTATTCAGGAAGCAAACGTTGGGTTTTCACCTGCTGAAAATTTATGGATAGACGGTGGATTTTTTTTAACTCATATAGGTGCAGAAAGCGCAATTCCTAAATCTAATTATTTGACTTCAATAGCACTTCCGACTTATTTCGAACCGTTTTATCAAAGCGGCTTAAAAGTATCCTATATTTTTTCAGATAAAGTTAATGCAGCGTTATTTGTTTTGAACGGATATAATCAACTGGATGATAATAATAAAAATAAATCATTCGGATTGCAGATTGGAATAACTCCAAACAGCCAAACTGCTATTACTTACAATAATATTTTAGGTAATGAACAGCCACCTGGATCAGTCTCAAAAATAAGATTTTATAATAATCTTGTATTCAAATATATATTTAACAATAAATTTGAAATATTAACAGGGATAGATTTTGCAATTCAGGGAAAAAGCAAGATTTCCGATTCGACTGCTTCAGCAAGCTTATTCGGTGCGCTGCTTTCAATGAAATATACTATTAATAAAAATTTCAGTGCAACTATCAGAGGTGATTATTTCAGCGATCCTGATGGAGTTTTATCAGGTTTATTCCTGAATACAAACGGAGCATTGGTAGGATTCAAAGGCACAGGTGTAACCGCGGGAATAGAATACAGACCCGTTGGTTACGGTTATGTCAGATTGGAATCACGCTATTTAATGATGGGAGATGATGTAAAAATATTCGATAACGGAAACAAAGATTACAAAATAGAAGGTATCTTTACTTTAGGTGCTGAATTTTAA